The Catellatospora citrea DNA segment GCGTGCGCAGTCCGGCCAGTCTGCCCCATTCGTGGAGGCTGGCGGCTGCCTTCTGCTCCAGATCGTCGGGGATCATCGCCCATACCCGACCCGGATCCACACCAGACTTCGCCGTCTGGACGGCCGGTGGATCGGTCAGCGCGATGACCGCTGGACCCGAACTGCGACTCGCATAGTCCCACGGGGTGCCGGGCTTGACCATCGCGCAGAAGTAGACGGCATAGATGACCTGAACGTCCTCGATGCGCTTGGCGGTTGGAGGTTCCGTTCCGAATGACTCGGCGGCGCACAGGACCTTGCCCCCGTGGTCCACGGCATGCCCGCTGGGCGCGTAGAGCTCAAGCTCGGCTGGCGAGAGCTGCTCCAGCGCCGTTTGCGCCCGGGCGGCCAGTTGATCCTGAAAGCGGTTGGGCTGCACGGTGAGCAGACCGGCAGCGAGGATCGCGACAGCAACCAGCTCAGGTAGGAGCCACCAACCGTGGCGTCGCAGAAAGAGCACGAGGCACATGCTCGCATTGATGGACGACACTGTGCAATGGAGCGGCAAGCGGCACCCGGGGGGCAAAGAGGTATGGGTGACCGACCTTGGACGGCCGGTCGCCGCCCGCTACCGCGACCACGCCGGAGCCGACCGTGTCGAGCTGCGCGTCGTGCTCGCCAGCCCGACGAACCAGACCGCATGGGGCACGGGCGCGGCACCTGCTCGCCGTTACCTGCGCCGTCATGCAGCGCGCCCTCGCCCCTACCTGCCTCGGGGACAACTTGCGCATGAGCGCGGCGCGCATGGCCGATGTTCAGCACGTACGGCAAGCACCACGGCTGGTTCAGCTTCGAAACGACGATGCGCAGAACCGCCGCACGCACCGTGAGCTGTACCGGGCTGGTCAAGATGTGGCATGTTGAGCGAATGATCGACAACGTCGGGGCCTTGAACGCCGTAGTGCGGCACGCGGTGGAGCTCGAGGGCGACTACCACGACATCGCGCCGACGCTCGCCGCGCTGTCGGCTTGTGGGGACAGCGCCCTGGTTCCCCGTCTGCACGAGGAACTCGACCGGTTCCTCAACGAAGAGAACTTCTATGGCCGCGATCTCATCGCCAGCATCCTGGCCGGCATCGACGGCATAGCGGCACTTGGGACGCTGCTGCGCGCATCCAGCCGCGATCTCGGCGACGACCAGGACAGTCTGAGCGCAGAGATCGTCGACCTACTGAGAACGGACCAGGAAACCGCCCGGCTCACGGTGCTCGAGCTCGCTACCAGTGATGTACCTGAGCTGCGCCGCACGGCCCTGTGGGCGTGGGGATTCGTGGCCCAGGCGCAGGACTTCGAGCTGCTCGCCGCAGCCGCAGCCGACCCGCAGATCAGATCCACGGCGATCGGCTCGATCCCCGACCCCGCCGACGACGACCGGGCATTCCATGTGCTCGTTCTGGCGCTGCGCGACCCGCACGAGCAGGTGCGGGTGTCGGCGGTCAGTAGGCTCGGCTACACCGGGCGGCCCGACGCGGCTGCGCCGCTCGCCGTCGACCGCAAGGGGGGTGCGGATGATCGAATGGCTTGACGCCGTCTGGTCGCGAACACACCTGGTCCAGATCGTCGAAGGCGGCGAGGACGGCGGCCCCCTTTCCGGTCGTGCGGTTCTTGCTGAGCTGCGAAGCGCGCCATCGATCGACGCGGGCAGAACGTTGACGACGACCGGTTGCTTCACGGACGACATCTGCCGTTGTCATGGCGGGCCGACCATCGTGCTCCTCGACGCTGCGGGACAGGTGCTCACCAG contains these protein-coding regions:
- a CDS encoding HEAT repeat domain-containing protein — protein: MFSTYGKHHGWFSFETTMRRTAARTVSCTGLVKMWHVERMIDNVGALNAVVRHAVELEGDYHDIAPTLAALSACGDSALVPRLHEELDRFLNEENFYGRDLIASILAGIDGIAALGTLLRASSRDLGDDQDSLSAEIVDLLRTDQETARLTVLELATSDVPELRRTALWAWGFVAQAQDFELLAAAAADPQIRSTAIGSIPDPADDDRAFHVLVLALRDPHEQVRVSAVSRLGYTGRPDAAAPLAVDRKGGADDRMA